From one Microbacterium sp. 10M-3C3 genomic stretch:
- a CDS encoding DedA family protein translates to MNEILSGLLDAVQSVDPVLRTVIAGLAIMLETSVLVGLIVPGDTIVIVAGTAVSSPWEGVLLGIAVVVGALIGESVGFALGRFLGPRIRASRLGRRIGERNWARSERYLERRGGPAIFLSRFLPVLHSLVPLTVGMSGYSYRRFLAWTAPACAVWAALYISVAAAAAGTYRELSDTIHFAGYVFVGIIVVFLLLVWIGKRVLERYERRHLDDAGTGDVEN, encoded by the coding sequence GTGAACGAGATCCTGTCCGGTCTGCTCGATGCCGTGCAGAGCGTGGATCCCGTGCTGCGGACCGTCATCGCGGGCCTTGCGATCATGCTCGAGACGAGCGTGCTGGTGGGGCTCATCGTCCCCGGCGACACGATCGTGATCGTCGCCGGCACGGCCGTCTCCTCACCGTGGGAGGGGGTGCTCCTCGGAATCGCGGTCGTCGTCGGCGCCCTCATCGGCGAGAGCGTCGGGTTCGCGCTCGGGCGCTTCCTCGGCCCCCGCATCCGCGCGTCACGCCTGGGCCGCCGGATCGGCGAGCGGAACTGGGCGCGCTCGGAGCGCTACCTCGAGCGCCGCGGCGGGCCCGCCATCTTCCTGTCGCGCTTCCTCCCCGTCCTGCACTCGCTCGTGCCCCTCACGGTGGGGATGAGCGGCTACAGCTATCGCCGCTTCCTCGCGTGGACGGCGCCGGCATGCGCGGTGTGGGCGGCGCTGTACATCTCGGTGGCGGCGGCGGCCGCCGGCACCTACCGCGAGCTCAGCGACACGATCCATTTCGCCGGGTACGTCTTCGTCGGCATCATCGTCGTGTTCCTGCTGCTGGTGTGGATCGGCAAGAGGGTACTCGAACGCTACGAGCGGCGTCACCTGGACGACGCCGGGACGGGCGACGTGGAAAACTGA
- a CDS encoding phosphatase domain-containing protein, translated as MPSDAPRTKILWLARLERRFHAWRERRARARGLRPQVTGFPGYGGEDWVRVVGRVLIAPPVRKPAPGEYASVRGWRSFVAVPVGFAQVRIDVEGVSHHVVADRGGVIDTVVPGRLQPGWQTVSMSVEDSEPVETRVFIVGNDVTFGIVSDVDDTVMVTALPRPLLAAWNSFVLDEHARQPVPGMAVLLERLARENPGAPVLYLSTGAWNIAPTLIRFLRRHLFPPGSILLTDWGPTHDRWFRSGRDHKDSNLRRLAAEFPRIRWLLIGDDGQHDDEIYTRFASAHPESVAAVAIRRLSPAEAVLAGGRTVVDDHSAAAVPWVTESDGAGLLERLQDVGVVHGDPSA; from the coding sequence ATGCCCTCCGACGCCCCCCGCACCAAGATCCTCTGGCTGGCCCGTCTCGAACGGCGCTTCCACGCGTGGCGCGAGCGGCGCGCGCGCGCTCGCGGCCTGCGGCCCCAGGTGACCGGCTTCCCGGGATACGGCGGTGAGGACTGGGTGCGCGTCGTCGGCCGCGTCCTCATCGCCCCGCCGGTGCGCAAGCCCGCCCCCGGCGAGTACGCGAGCGTGCGCGGCTGGCGCAGCTTCGTCGCCGTGCCCGTCGGCTTCGCCCAGGTGCGGATCGACGTCGAAGGGGTGTCGCACCACGTCGTCGCCGATCGCGGCGGGGTCATCGACACGGTCGTCCCCGGCCGGCTGCAGCCCGGGTGGCAGACCGTCTCGATGTCGGTGGAGGACAGCGAGCCGGTGGAGACCCGCGTCTTCATCGTCGGCAACGACGTCACTTTCGGGATCGTGTCCGACGTCGACGACACCGTCATGGTCACGGCTCTCCCGCGCCCCCTGCTCGCCGCGTGGAACTCGTTCGTCCTCGACGAGCACGCGCGACAGCCGGTGCCGGGCATGGCCGTGCTACTCGAGCGCCTCGCCCGCGAGAACCCCGGCGCACCGGTGCTCTACCTGTCGACCGGCGCGTGGAACATCGCGCCGACGCTCATCCGGTTCCTGCGCCGGCACCTGTTCCCGCCCGGCTCGATCCTCCTCACCGACTGGGGTCCCACGCACGACCGGTGGTTCCGCAGCGGCCGCGACCACAAGGACTCCAACCTCCGCCGGCTCGCGGCCGAGTTCCCCCGCATCCGCTGGCTCCTCATCGGCGACGACGGGCAGCACGACGACGAGATCTACACGCGCTTCGCCAGCGCGCATCCGGAGTCGGTGGCGGCCGTCGCCATCCGGCGTCTCTCCCCCGCCGAGGCCGTACTCGCCGGTGGTCGCACCGTCGTGGACGACCACTCCGCGGCCGCGGTGCCGTGGGTGACCGAGTCCGACGGCGCCGGACTGCTCGAGCGCCTGCAGGATGTCGGCGTCGTCCATGGCGATCCGAGCGCGTGA
- the pabB gene encoding aminodeoxychorismate synthase component I produces MSADAAPQLSRAGVARIELDRRVDAAAVFAELAAQHPHVFWLDAGPAASHGWSYLGAGRAASAAEVRGVDASAAPRREPGSPAFVTGWVGWLGYEGGAARAGAPVAPADAAAPADRWLRVDAVIAIDHATGRAWAAGEGQVAARLASAWNRAGDAPPAVPASPVRTATARHAPSGYAELVERCRDSIREGDAYQLCLTTRFAIEGEVDPVAAFSRLRRDAPSHHGGIVRAGEEALVSASPERFLEIDGGLARTHPIKGTRRREADPGVDAALAAELRADPKERAENVMIVDLMRNDLSRVSEPGTVAVERLLEVESYPTVHQLVSTVSGRLRPGATIGDVLDAAFPAGSMTGAPKLSAMTILHDLEGADRGVFAGCFGWVGDDGAADLAMVIRSIVTFPGGAYVGAGGGITWLSRPDAEVAEVALKARAPLAAAGAALPADWAR; encoded by the coding sequence GTGTCCGCCGATGCCGCCCCGCAGCTGTCGCGCGCGGGCGTCGCCCGGATCGAGCTCGACCGCCGCGTCGACGCCGCCGCGGTGTTCGCGGAGCTCGCGGCGCAGCATCCGCACGTCTTCTGGCTCGACGCCGGGCCCGCCGCGTCGCACGGCTGGAGCTATCTCGGTGCGGGGCGTGCGGCCTCGGCGGCGGAGGTCCGCGGCGTCGACGCGTCGGCGGCTCCGCGCCGTGAGCCTGGTTCGCCGGCGTTCGTGACGGGTTGGGTGGGATGGCTCGGCTACGAGGGAGGCGCGGCCCGTGCGGGCGCCCCCGTCGCGCCGGCGGATGCGGCGGCGCCCGCCGACCGCTGGCTGCGCGTGGACGCCGTCATCGCGATCGACCACGCGACGGGGAGGGCGTGGGCGGCGGGAGAGGGCCAGGTCGCGGCGCGGCTCGCGTCGGCGTGGAACCGCGCGGGCGATGCGCCGCCCGCCGTCCCCGCGTCACCGGTGCGCACGGCCACGGCCCGGCACGCACCCTCCGGGTACGCCGAGCTCGTCGAGCGCTGCCGCGACAGCATCCGCGAGGGCGATGCGTACCAGCTGTGCCTCACGACGCGGTTCGCGATCGAGGGCGAGGTCGACCCGGTCGCCGCATTCTCGCGCCTGCGCCGCGACGCCCCGTCGCACCACGGCGGCATCGTGCGTGCGGGCGAGGAGGCGCTCGTCAGCGCGAGCCCCGAGCGCTTCCTCGAGATCGACGGCGGGCTCGCGCGCACGCATCCGATCAAGGGCACCCGGCGGCGGGAGGCCGACCCCGGCGTCGATGCCGCACTGGCCGCCGAGCTGCGCGCCGACCCGAAGGAGCGGGCCGAGAACGTCATGATCGTCGATCTCATGCGCAACGATCTCTCCCGCGTCAGCGAGCCCGGCACGGTCGCCGTCGAGCGGCTCCTCGAGGTCGAGAGCTATCCCACCGTGCACCAGCTCGTGAGCACCGTGTCGGGGCGGCTGCGCCCGGGGGCGACGATCGGCGACGTGCTGGATGCGGCCTTCCCGGCCGGGAGCATGACCGGCGCCCCGAAGCTCTCCGCCATGACCATCCTGCACGACCTGGAAGGCGCGGATCGGGGTGTCTTCGCGGGCTGCTTCGGCTGGGTGGGCGACGACGGCGCGGCCGACCTCGCGATGGTCATCCGCTCGATCGTGACGTTCCCGGGCGGCGCGTACGTCGGCGCCGGTGGGGGCATCACGTGGCTGTCGCGGCCCGACGCGGAGGTCGCGGAGGTCGCCCTGAAAGCCCGGGCGCCGCTGGCCGCCGCCGGCGCCGCTCTGCCCGCCGACTGGGCGCGGTGA
- the holA gene encoding DNA polymerase III subunit delta, with protein MAAAPRRSSSTRGRAAAPRSVIPQVPWRDPQPAPIVLVSGPEEVCAERATAGIRDFLKAEDPSLEVSDIRADDYTAGTLLAVTSPSLFGEPRLVRVSGVERCSDVFLAEAVAYLAQPQEGATVVLRHTGASVRGKKLLDAVRAGEGDGVEIACPAIKRDSDRYDFAAGEFSAARRRIAPTALRALVSAFADDLTELAAACQQLIADVDGDIDDRIVERYYGGRVETSAFTVADLAIAGRHGEALVSLRHALASGADPVPLVAAVAMKLRGMARVAGSRESSAALASRLGMKDWQVERARRDLVGWSQATLGRAIQATARADAEVKGASRDAVFALERMVTVIATRAPFAS; from the coding sequence ATGGCTGCCGCACCCCGTCGATCCTCCTCGACGCGGGGCCGCGCGGCGGCGCCGCGGTCGGTGATCCCGCAGGTGCCGTGGCGCGATCCACAGCCCGCGCCGATCGTGCTGGTCTCGGGCCCGGAGGAGGTCTGCGCCGAGCGGGCGACGGCCGGCATCCGCGACTTCCTCAAGGCGGAGGATCCGAGTCTCGAGGTCAGCGACATCCGTGCCGACGACTACACCGCCGGGACGCTCCTCGCCGTCACGTCCCCCTCGCTGTTCGGCGAGCCGCGACTCGTGCGCGTGTCGGGCGTCGAACGCTGCTCCGACGTCTTCCTCGCCGAGGCTGTCGCCTACCTCGCACAGCCGCAGGAGGGCGCGACGGTCGTCCTCCGGCATACCGGCGCAAGCGTGCGCGGCAAGAAGCTCCTCGATGCCGTCCGCGCGGGCGAAGGCGACGGCGTCGAGATCGCATGCCCCGCGATCAAGCGCGACAGCGACCGCTACGACTTCGCCGCGGGGGAGTTCTCCGCCGCGCGCCGGCGCATCGCTCCCACGGCGCTGCGCGCGCTCGTGTCCGCCTTCGCGGACGACCTCACGGAGCTCGCCGCGGCGTGTCAGCAGCTCATCGCCGACGTCGACGGCGACATCGACGACCGCATCGTCGAGCGGTATTACGGCGGCCGGGTCGAGACCTCGGCCTTCACGGTGGCCGACCTCGCCATCGCGGGTCGCCACGGCGAAGCGCTCGTCTCGCTCCGGCACGCGCTCGCGTCGGGAGCCGATCCCGTTCCCCTCGTCGCGGCGGTGGCCATGAAGCTGCGCGGCATGGCGCGCGTCGCGGGTTCGCGCGAGTCGTCCGCGGCGCTGGCGTCGCGGCTCGGCATGAAGGACTGGCAGGTCGAGCGAGCCAGGCGCGACCTCGTCGGCTGGTCGCAGGCGACACTCGGCCGCGCGATCCAGGCGACCGCGCGGGCCGACGCCGAGGTCAAGGGCGCCTCGCGCGACGCGGTGTTCGCCCTCGAGCGCATGGTGACCGTGATCGCGACGCGCGCGCCGTTCGCATCCTGA
- a CDS encoding ComEC/Rec2 family competence protein, producing the protein MLPVAAATWVAAAAAVLVPGSAVPIAAVAWGAALLLTALAVRARGGLLGVLAVVAAAVGAVAVSVGAALPARDAVVAVAGGRTVEITATVSGRPDAAASGDLWFDAVAAEVRAGDEVLSTAVPVRVGATEGVPAGLELGARVRVRGTAFAADAGQRAAVIVRSDAVEVVASPGDGWDVLATVRARFAEAARTLPGDGGALVPGLAVGDTSAVRPELEDAMRTSSLTHLTAVSGANCAIVVGLAFGLAALCGARRGVRVAAGVGALVTFVLLVTPEPSVVRAAAMAAIAMLAVALGRPAVGLAVLSGAVVACLVVDPWLAVSMGFALSAAATAALLTLARPLASGLGRLVPMPLALGISVPLAAQLVCGPLLILLDPSVPVLGVVANLLAAPAAPMATVAGFFACLAAPFPLLQSGLAALAWLPATWIAGVAHAVAAVPGQRVPWPAGIAGAALLAAVGAGIAVAVGVRTRGWRTRLVRAVAIGLVAVVGGGVAGTMILGGVAARWTVPADWRIAMCDVGQGDAVLLRSEQRVMLVDTGPDPARLTACLQRFAIDHVDVLVLTHFDSDHSGGVAAVVGRVGTVLHGPPDADGSRALARLAESGARVMAVEAGDVGTLGDARWRVLWPAASVRTPGNAAGVALAVTGEGIPSTLLLADLDAEAQVRLRASADLGAFDVVKVAHHGSADQDPALYERTQPRVALVSVGAGNDYGHPRASILAVLRRLGALIARTDTDGAVVVWRDGGALRIWRGGVGPPD; encoded by the coding sequence ATGCTCCCCGTCGCCGCGGCGACGTGGGTGGCGGCCGCGGCGGCAGTGCTCGTGCCCGGGAGCGCCGTGCCGATCGCCGCCGTCGCGTGGGGGGCCGCCCTGCTGCTGACGGCGCTGGCCGTGCGCGCCCGCGGCGGACTCCTCGGCGTCCTGGCCGTCGTCGCGGCCGCGGTGGGCGCGGTGGCCGTCTCGGTGGGCGCGGCCCTCCCAGCCCGCGACGCCGTCGTCGCCGTCGCGGGCGGACGCACGGTCGAGATCACGGCGACCGTGTCGGGACGGCCGGATGCGGCGGCATCCGGTGACCTCTGGTTCGATGCCGTCGCCGCAGAGGTGCGCGCAGGGGACGAGGTGCTCTCGACCGCGGTGCCCGTCCGGGTCGGGGCCACGGAAGGTGTGCCGGCCGGGCTCGAGCTGGGCGCCCGTGTGCGCGTGCGCGGGACGGCATTCGCCGCAGATGCGGGGCAGCGCGCGGCGGTGATCGTCCGCTCCGACGCGGTCGAGGTCGTCGCGTCGCCGGGCGATGGGTGGGACGTGCTGGCCACCGTCCGCGCGCGCTTCGCGGAAGCGGCGCGGACGCTGCCGGGCGACGGCGGCGCGCTCGTTCCGGGGCTCGCGGTAGGGGACACGTCCGCGGTGCGGCCCGAGCTGGAGGACGCGATGCGCACCTCCTCGCTCACGCACTTGACCGCAGTATCCGGCGCCAACTGCGCGATCGTGGTCGGGCTCGCCTTCGGCCTGGCAGCGCTCTGCGGTGCGCGCCGGGGGGTGCGCGTGGCGGCGGGTGTCGGCGCCCTCGTGACGTTCGTCCTGCTCGTGACGCCGGAGCCGAGCGTCGTGCGCGCGGCAGCGATGGCCGCGATCGCGATGCTCGCCGTCGCCCTGGGCCGCCCCGCCGTCGGGCTCGCCGTCCTGAGCGGCGCCGTGGTCGCGTGCCTCGTCGTCGATCCGTGGCTCGCGGTGAGCATGGGATTCGCGCTGTCCGCGGCGGCCACCGCCGCCCTCCTCACCCTCGCGCGGCCGCTCGCGTCCGGCCTCGGACGCCTGGTGCCGATGCCGCTCGCTCTGGGCATCTCCGTCCCGCTGGCGGCGCAGCTCGTGTGCGGGCCGCTCCTGATCCTCCTCGACCCCTCCGTGCCGGTGCTCGGCGTGGTCGCGAACCTCCTCGCCGCCCCCGCCGCGCCGATGGCGACGGTCGCCGGCTTCTTCGCGTGCCTGGCGGCGCCGTTCCCGCTGCTGCAGAGCGGTCTGGCTGCGCTCGCCTGGCTGCCGGCGACGTGGATCGCCGGTGTCGCCCACGCGGTCGCCGCGGTGCCTGGCCAGCGCGTCCCCTGGCCGGCCGGGATCGCGGGGGCGGCGCTGCTCGCCGCCGTCGGCGCGGGGATCGCCGTCGCCGTGGGAGTCCGCACCCGCGGCTGGCGGACGCGCCTGGTCCGTGCCGTCGCCATCGGCCTCGTCGCGGTCGTCGGGGGAGGAGTGGCCGGAACCATGATCCTCGGGGGCGTGGCCGCGCGATGGACGGTTCCCGCCGACTGGCGGATCGCGATGTGCGATGTGGGGCAGGGGGATGCGGTGCTTCTGCGCTCAGAGCAGCGCGTCATGCTCGTCGACACCGGTCCCGACCCTGCGCGACTGACCGCGTGCCTGCAGCGCTTCGCGATCGACCACGTCGACGTCCTCGTCCTCACGCACTTCGACTCAGATCACTCCGGAGGCGTCGCCGCGGTCGTCGGGCGTGTCGGAACGGTCCTGCACGGGCCGCCGGATGCGGACGGGTCTCGCGCGCTCGCGCGGCTCGCCGAATCCGGAGCCCGCGTGATGGCGGTCGAGGCCGGCGACGTCGGCACGCTCGGCGATGCGCGTTGGCGCGTGCTGTGGCCGGCCGCATCCGTGCGGACGCCGGGGAACGCCGCGGGGGTCGCACTCGCGGTGACGGGGGAGGGGATCCCGTCCACGCTGCTGCTGGCAGACCTCGACGCGGAGGCTCAGGTGCGCCTGCGCGCGAGCGCGGATCTCGGCGCGTTCGACGTCGTCAAGGTCGCCCATCACGGCAGCGCCGACCAGGACCCGGCCCTGTACGAGCGCACGCAGCCCCGCGTCGCGCTGGTGTCCGTGGGGGCCGGCAACGACTACGGGCATCCGCGAGCCAGTATCCTCGCGGTCCTGCGGCGCCTGGGTGCGCTCATCGCGCGCACCGACACGGACGGAGCCGTCGTCGTGTGGCGCGACGGTGGGGCGCTGCGCATCTGGCGCGGCGGCGTCGGGCCCCCGGATTAG
- a CDS encoding ComEA family DNA-binding protein, which yields MGGSGDGSRRRRLSAGAVVVLVLAAFAVTVVIGIVRGAGGDAEAVPAHGLAAPTGGSDGPEPSSAASDTVLVHVAGAVRSPGVYALPRGARATDAIAAAGGFAPDADRAIVNLARDVSDGEQLLVPVVGAPPPAAPTSAAGDTIVDLNTADAAALDTLPGIGPALAGRILDWRTENGRFASVEDLLAVPGIGEKLVDGLRDRVRV from the coding sequence GTGGGCGGATCAGGAGACGGCTCGAGGCGACGCCGGTTGTCCGCCGGCGCGGTCGTCGTGCTCGTGCTCGCGGCGTTCGCGGTCACCGTCGTCATCGGCATCGTCCGTGGCGCCGGCGGAGACGCCGAGGCGGTGCCCGCCCACGGGCTCGCGGCGCCGACAGGCGGATCCGACGGACCGGAGCCGTCCTCGGCCGCGTCCGACACCGTGCTCGTCCATGTGGCGGGCGCCGTCCGCTCGCCGGGGGTCTACGCGCTGCCCCGCGGCGCCCGCGCGACCGACGCGATCGCGGCCGCGGGCGGCTTCGCCCCCGACGCCGACCGCGCGATCGTCAACCTGGCGCGCGACGTCTCCGATGGCGAGCAGCTCCTCGTCCCCGTCGTCGGGGCGCCTCCGCCCGCGGCGCCGACGTCCGCCGCGGGCGACACGATCGTCGATCTCAACACGGCCGACGCGGCGGCACTGGACACGCTCCCCGGGATCGGTCCCGCCCTCGCCGGCCGGATCCTCGACTGGCGCACCGAGAACGGGCGGTTCGCCAGCGTCGAGGACCTGCTCGCGGTGCCGGGGATCGGCGAGAAGCTCGTCGACGGTCTGCGCGACCGCGTGCGCGTGTGA
- a CDS encoding alpha/beta hydrolase has translation MTVPVVLVHGIRTSATMWRAQVDYLRQRGNPVTAVDLPAHGARMAETFTLDEAFATIDRAVRAAAEEGPVLLAGHSMGGLLCIEYAGQVDAPPIAGFIAASCTAIPRGAALATYRVLARRFDALPDRGMALTQYVLSRTLPDETRADFGAGGYAFDAQDAALASLSVLDLLAALRRIRVPLWFINGQWDQLRVNERLFRRIRPDAELIVVPRTTHLVTAMRPQVFNALLNLAITTVEQG, from the coding sequence GTGACGGTCCCGGTCGTGCTCGTGCACGGCATCCGCACGTCCGCGACGATGTGGCGCGCCCAGGTCGATTACCTGCGGCAGCGCGGCAACCCCGTCACGGCCGTCGACCTTCCCGCGCACGGCGCGCGCATGGCGGAGACGTTCACGCTCGACGAGGCGTTCGCCACGATCGACCGAGCCGTGCGCGCGGCCGCCGAGGAGGGCCCGGTTCTCCTCGCCGGGCACTCGATGGGCGGCCTCCTGTGCATCGAGTACGCCGGACAGGTGGATGCGCCGCCGATCGCCGGCTTCATCGCGGCGTCGTGCACCGCGATCCCGCGCGGCGCAGCCCTGGCCACCTACCGCGTGCTCGCGCGCCGCTTCGACGCCCTCCCCGATCGCGGCATGGCGCTCACCCAGTACGTGCTCTCCCGGACGCTTCCCGACGAGACGCGCGCGGACTTCGGCGCCGGCGGCTACGCGTTCGACGCGCAGGACGCGGCCCTGGCGAGCCTGTCGGTGCTCGACCTGCTCGCAGCGCTTCGCCGCATCCGTGTGCCGCTGTGGTTCATCAACGGGCAGTGGGATCAGCTGCGTGTGAACGAGCGCCTGTTCCGGCGCATCAGGCCCGACGCCGAGCTCATCGTCGTCCCCCGCACGACGCACCTCGTGACCGCGATGCGCCCGCAGGTGTTCAATGCGCTCCTCAACCTCGCGATCACGACGGTCGAGCAGGGCTGA
- the leuS gene encoding leucine--tRNA ligase, which translates to MQRKWQALWAERDPFRAGGDDDARPRKYVLAMFPYPSGDLHMGHAENYLYSDIVARFWRHRGYNVLNPIGWDSFGLPAENAAIQRGADPVQWTYGNIAQQKQSLKDYGVSFDWSRVLHTSDPEYYRWNQWLFLKLYERGLAYRKESPVNWCPFDQTVLANEQVVDGRCERCGNEVVKKKLTQWYLKITDYADRLLDDLNQLEGSWPQKVIQMQRNWIGRSVGADIDFEIEGREGTVTVFSTRPDTLFGATFFVVAPDSDLAAELVAEASPEARMRFQDYLERVQKSTDIDRQSSDRPKTGVFLERYAINPVNGERLPIWAADYVLADYGHGAVMAVPAHDQRDLDFARAFDLPVRVVVDTTAPVTGAIPVIEFDQDGVPLDPGGETLDDLDPVRTGIALTGEGRMINSGPLDGLSKRNAIARAIDLLGERGRGRAAKTYRLRDWLISRQRFWGTPIPMLHTEDGRIVPVPEDELPVRLPAVEGLDLSPKGQSPLGAATEWVQTVAPGTDEPARRDPDTMDTFVDSSWYYMRFLSPGDETQPFSSREADKWGPVDFYIGGVEHAILHLLYARFVTKAMFDMGMVEFTEPFSNLINQGMVILGGSKMSKSKGNLVLFQEELDTHGADALRVALAFAGPVEDDKDWDDVSTTGAAKFLARALRIAHDVDSERDVVWAEGDAALRRVTHRLLADAPGLVEQTKFNVVVARLMELVNATRKAIDSGAGAADPAVREAAEGTAMILDLFAPHTAEEMWNALGYEPFVGLVPWRSADPTLLVEESVTAVVQIDGKVRGTLEVPARIDAAELERLARADAKVQRALGDREIVRAVVRPPKVVSFSTK; encoded by the coding sequence ATCCAGCGGAAGTGGCAGGCGCTCTGGGCCGAGCGCGATCCGTTCCGTGCCGGCGGCGACGACGACGCCCGGCCGCGCAAGTACGTCCTGGCGATGTTCCCGTACCCGTCGGGCGACCTCCACATGGGGCACGCCGAGAACTACCTCTACTCCGACATCGTCGCGCGATTCTGGCGCCACCGGGGGTACAACGTCCTGAACCCGATCGGGTGGGACTCCTTCGGCCTGCCCGCCGAGAACGCGGCCATCCAGCGGGGCGCCGACCCCGTGCAGTGGACCTACGGGAACATCGCGCAGCAGAAGCAGAGCCTGAAGGACTACGGCGTCTCGTTCGACTGGAGCCGCGTCCTGCACACGAGCGACCCGGAGTACTACCGCTGGAACCAGTGGCTGTTCCTGAAGCTCTACGAGCGCGGGCTGGCCTACCGCAAGGAGAGCCCGGTCAACTGGTGCCCGTTCGACCAGACGGTGCTCGCGAACGAGCAGGTCGTCGACGGCCGTTGCGAGCGCTGCGGCAATGAGGTCGTCAAGAAGAAGCTCACGCAGTGGTACCTGAAGATCACCGACTACGCCGACCGCCTGCTGGACGACCTGAACCAGCTGGAGGGCTCGTGGCCGCAGAAGGTCATCCAGATGCAGCGCAACTGGATCGGTCGCTCGGTCGGCGCCGACATCGACTTCGAGATCGAGGGCCGCGAGGGCACCGTGACGGTGTTCTCCACGCGCCCCGACACGCTCTTCGGCGCGACCTTCTTCGTCGTCGCGCCCGACTCCGACCTGGCGGCGGAGCTCGTCGCCGAGGCCTCGCCCGAGGCGCGCATGCGCTTCCAGGACTACCTCGAGCGCGTGCAGAAGAGCACCGACATCGACCGCCAGTCCAGCGACCGCCCCAAGACGGGCGTGTTCCTCGAGCGCTACGCGATCAACCCCGTCAACGGCGAGCGGCTGCCGATCTGGGCCGCGGACTACGTGCTGGCCGATTACGGCCACGGCGCCGTCATGGCCGTGCCGGCGCACGACCAGCGCGACCTCGACTTCGCGCGCGCGTTCGACCTGCCGGTGAGGGTGGTCGTCGATACGACGGCGCCCGTGACCGGCGCGATCCCCGTCATCGAGTTCGACCAGGACGGCGTGCCGCTGGACCCCGGAGGGGAGACGCTCGACGACCTCGACCCGGTGCGCACCGGGATCGCCCTGACGGGCGAGGGGCGCATGATCAACTCCGGCCCGCTCGACGGGCTGTCCAAGCGCAACGCGATCGCCCGCGCCATCGATCTCCTCGGGGAGCGGGGCCGCGGCCGCGCCGCCAAGACCTACCGGCTGCGCGACTGGCTGATCTCGCGTCAGCGCTTCTGGGGCACGCCGATCCCGATGCTGCACACCGAGGACGGCCGCATCGTGCCGGTGCCCGAGGACGAGCTGCCGGTGCGCCTGCCCGCGGTGGAAGGGCTCGACCTCTCACCCAAGGGCCAGTCGCCGCTGGGCGCCGCGACGGAGTGGGTGCAGACGGTCGCGCCCGGCACGGACGAGCCGGCGCGTCGCGACCCCGACACGATGGACACCTTCGTCGACAGCTCGTGGTACTACATGCGCTTCCTCTCGCCGGGCGATGAGACCCAGCCGTTCTCCTCGCGCGAGGCGGACAAGTGGGGCCCGGTCGACTTCTACATCGGCGGCGTCGAGCACGCGATCCTGCACCTGCTGTACGCCCGCTTCGTCACGAAGGCCATGTTCGACATGGGGATGGTGGAGTTCACCGAGCCGTTCTCGAACCTCATCAACCAGGGCATGGTGATCCTGGGCGGCTCGAAGATGTCCAAGAGCAAGGGCAACCTCGTGCTCTTCCAGGAGGAGCTCGACACGCACGGCGCCGACGCGCTGCGCGTCGCGCTCGCCTTCGCCGGCCCGGTGGAGGACGACAAGGACTGGGACGACGTCTCGACCACCGGTGCGGCCAAGTTCCTGGCGCGGGCGCTGCGCATCGCGCACGACGTCGACAGCGAGCGGGACGTCGTGTGGGCCGAGGGCGACGCGGCGCTGCGCCGCGTCACGCACCGGCTGCTGGCGGATGCGCCGGGGCTGGTCGAGCAGACGAAGTTCAACGTCGTCGTGGCCCGACTCATGGAGCTCGTCAACGCGACCCGCAAGGCGATCGACTCGGGAGCCGGCGCCGCCGACCCCGCCGTGCGCGAGGCCGCCGAGGGGACCGCGATGATCCTCGATCTGTTCGCGCCGCACACGGCGGAGGAGATGTGGAACGCGCTCGGCTACGAGCCGTTCGTGGGTCTCGTGCCGTGGCGCTCGGCCGACCCGACCCTCCTCGTGGAGGAGTCGGTCACGGCGGTCGTGCAGATCGACGGCAAGGTGCGCGGCACCCTCGAGGTGCCCGCGCGCATCGATGCGGCGGAGCTCGAGCGGCTCGCACGTGCCGACGCGAAGGTGCAGCGCGCACTCGGCGACCGCGAGATCGTCCGCGCGGTGGTGCGGCCGCCGAAGGTCGTCAGCTTCTCGACCAAGTAG
- the rpsT gene encoding 30S ribosomal protein S20 has protein sequence MANIKSQIKRNKTNEKARERNKSVKSALKTEVRRTREAIAAGDKAAAEKALATATKKLDKAVSKGVIHANQAANRKSAIAKQVAAL, from the coding sequence GTGGCGAACATCAAGTCGCAGATCAAGCGCAACAAGACCAATGAGAAGGCGCGCGAGCGCAACAAGTCGGTGAAGAGCGCCCTCAAGACCGAGGTGCGTCGCACCCGCGAGGCCATCGCCGCCGGTGACAAGGCCGCCGCCGAGAAGGCGCTCGCGACCGCGACCAAGAAGCTCGACAAGGCCGTCAGCAAGGGCGTCATCCACGCCAACCAGGCCGCGAACCGCAAGTCGGCGATCGCCAAGCAGGTCGCCGCTCTCTGA